The region CTGATCCCGCACACCCTCGAGCTGGGCGGCAATGACGCCATGATCGTGTGCTCCGACGCGGATCTCGACGCAGCGGCCGGTGGTGCCGTGGTCGGTTCGATGTTCAACACCGGCCAGTACTGCTGTGGCACCGAGCGGGTCTACGTCATGGAGGACGTGGTCGAGGAGTTCACACAACGGGTGGTTGACCGAGTGCGCAGCCTCCGCCAGGAGACCTCCGGCTCGTTCGATGTGGGCCCGATGTTCTGGGACCGCCAGCTCGACAAGGTCACCGAGCAGGTCGACTCGGCCATCGCCGACGGCGCGACAGCGCTGGTGGGTGGCAAGCGCAACGACAAGCTCCCCGGGCTCTACTTCGAGCCAACGGTGTTGACCGGCGTCAACCACGACATGGCAGTGATGCGCGACGAGACCTTCGGTCCCGTCCTGCCGATCGTGCCCGTCGCGAGCGTGGACGAGGCCATCAAGTACGCCAACGACACCAACTACGGCCTCGCGGGCAGCGTGTGGACCTCAGATGTGGATGCCGGCGTCGAGATTGCCTCGCGGCTGCACACAGGCAGCGTGTCGGTCAACGACATGGCGCTCACCTATGGCATCCCCGAGGCCCCGTTCGGTGGCCGTCGCGAGAGCGGAGTCGGCCAGGCCAACGGCAAGGTCGGAGTACGCAGCTTCACCCATGCGCAGCCCATCGTCATCGACCGCTTCGGTGGCAAGCAGACCGCCGGTCAGTACCCCTACAAGCCGAGCACCGAGAAGATCATGCAGCGCATGATCCGCGTCACCTGGGGCAAGGGCATAGCGAAGCTGAAGAAGTAGAGCGAAGCTGAAGAAGTAGAGCGCTCAGTCCTGCATGTCGCCGACGACCGCTTCGGTGACCACGCGGGGGATGTCCTTGCGCTCAAACTTCTCGATGTCATCGTCGTAGGTGGCCGGCCCCATGCGCACCACGACGGTTTCTGTGCCGGGGTCGATGGCGATCATCTGTCCACCGAGGCCCATGGCGAAGAACATCTCCTCGGGCGCCCCTTCGATCATCTGCTTCACCTGGGCCGCGGACTCGTCGCCGTCCTCGCCCGTCGCGTTGTCGCCGCCCATGATCCGACCCGGGCGGTTGAGCCACCACAGCCAGCCGTAGGCAGCATTCATCTCCTGGCTGGACTCGCCGGTGGAGGCTTCCATCCATTCCTCGGACACGACCTGTTCGCCGTCC is a window of Actinomycetes bacterium DNA encoding:
- a CDS encoding aldehyde dehydrogenase family protein encodes the protein MAIVKPAEPTESGRRRYDLASPATGDPIGQLECTTPDEVRSLVARAREAQPAWEALGPAGRAEYLKRALAVLVDSQDELVDVIVRESGKPRSEALMIDVFAAADSLAYLAKNAGKWLRAESMPTHGVLRLTKKVQVRYQPLGVVGVISPWNGPLILSLNPAIQALIAGNTVVVKPSEVTPYSGKLAVDLFERAGIPEGVIQVAMGDGETGAALVEGGVDKVHFTGSVATGRKIAEACGRQLIPHTLELGGNDAMIVCSDADLDAAAGGAVVGSMFNTGQYCCGTERVYVMEDVVEEFTQRVVDRVRSLRQETSGSFDVGPMFWDRQLDKVTEQVDSAIADGATALVGGKRNDKLPGLYFEPTVLTGVNHDMAVMRDETFGPVLPIVPVASVDEAIKYANDTNYGLAGSVWTSDVDAGVEIASRLHTGSVSVNDMALTYGIPEAPFGGRRESGVGQANGKVGVRSFTHAQPIVIDRFGGKQTAGQYPYKPSTEKIMQRMIRVTWGKGIAKLKK